From Hydractinia symbiolongicarpus strain clone_291-10 chromosome 11, HSymV2.1, whole genome shotgun sequence, the proteins below share one genomic window:
- the LOC130613441 gene encoding thiopurine S-methyltransferase-like: MEPPWVEVYWWIINNYRLVEKMQSREATNTMWEKRWKNNDLPWDMPQGSPYVTQYFQDMVQGTVKGKRVLVPCCGATVEMFLLYKQKVAVVGVEFSEAAYVDMLGGLFDYCVDIGGLVSTAAEERQRYVAQVTKLLVPQGRVLLECFEYDMSLRKQPPYSIPTETLKQYLSDVYEIKELRRNTEDELPRKCIAHDKLIYNTVHVVYQLIRKSVCESKNAK; this comes from the exons ATGGAACCTCCATGGGTGGAAGTATATTGGTGGATAATTAATAATTACAG gCTGGTAGAGAAAATGCAGTCAAGAGAAGCGACAAACACAATGTGGGAAAAAAGATGGAAGAACAACGATCTTCCTTGGGACATGCCCCAGGGGAGTCCATACGTAACACAATACTTTCAAGATATGGTTCAAGGAACTGTAAAAGGAAAACGTGTCTTGGTTCCTTGCTGCGGTGCAACAGTTGAAATGTTTTTGCTTTATAAGCAAAAAGTAGCAGTTGTTGGAGTTGAATTTTCCGAAGCAGCTT ATGTTGATATGCTTGGAGGACTTTTCGATTATTGTGTGGATATTGGTGGTTTGGTATCAACAGCTGCTGAGGAGCGTCAACGTTATGTTGCACAAGTGACAAAGTTATTGGTGCCGCAAGGGCGAGTATTGTTAGAATGTTTTGAATATGATATGTCTCTCCGCAAGCAACCACCATATAGCATTCCAACTGAAACTTTAAAACAATACTTAAGTGATGTATATGAAATCAAGGAGCTTAGAAGAAACACAGAAGATGAATTGCCACGAAAATGTATAGCCCATGATAAGTTGATATACAATACTGTCCATGTTGTATATCAACTTATCAGAAAATCTGTGTGCGAATCAAAGaatgcaaaataa
- the LOC130614490 gene encoding thiopurine S-methyltransferase-like: protein MPKGSPYVTQYFQDMVQGTVKGKRVLVPLCGATVDMFWLYKHKVAVVGVEFSEAACNYFFQRLSLDYTVDAKDGYTIYTHNEMLKIYQCDFFYTDVDMLGGLFDYCVDIGGLVSTAAEERQRYVAQVTKLLVPQGRVLLECFEYDMSLRKQPPYSIPTETLKQYLSDVYEIEELRRNTEDELPQNCIAHVGYNTVHVVYQLIRKSGCESKNVI, encoded by the coding sequence ATGCCCAAAGGGAGTCCATACGTAACACAATACTTTCAAGATATGGTTCAAGGAACTGTAAAAGGAAAACGTGTCTTGGTTCCTTTGTGCGGTGCAACAGTTGATATGTTTTGGCTTTATAAGCATAAAGTAGCAGTTGTTGGAGTTGAATTTTCCGAAGCAGCTTGTAATTACTTTTTCCAACGTTTATCTTTAGATTACACAGTTGACGCAAAAGATGGCTATACGATTTACACACACAACGAAATGCTCAAAATTTATCAGTGTGACTTCTTTTACACAGATGTTGATATGCTTGGAGGACTTTTCGATTATTGTGTGGATATTGGTGGTTTGGTATCAACAGCTGCTGAGGAGCGTCAACGTTATGTTGCACAAGTGACAAAGTTATTGGTGCCGCAAGGGCGAGTATTGTTAGAATGTTTTGAATATGATATGTCTCTCCGCAAGCAACCACCATATAGCATTCCAACTGAAACTTTAAAACAATACTTAAGTGATGTATATGAAATTGAGGAGCTTAGAAGAAACACAGAAGATGAATTGCCACAAAATTGCATAGCCCATGTTGGATACAATACTGTCCATGTTGTATATCAACTTATCAGAAAATCCGGGTGCGAATCAAAGAATGTAATATAA